A single window of Anomaloglossus baeobatrachus isolate aAnoBae1 chromosome 5, aAnoBae1.hap1, whole genome shotgun sequence DNA harbors:
- the LOC142312752 gene encoding ATP-dependent DNA helicase PIF1-like, producing the protein MTLSEAATTQTPKRLRHLFAIILTTCSISNPLEIRTKYKTDLSEDILMQIRRENPQTSQYWYQRDAYNYILSLSETNKGCIVFLDAPGGIGKTFVINLLLTKFRQQNKIALAVASSGITATLLKGGRTAHSTFKLPLNLSHSDSPVCNIAKGSGLAKLLQKCSAIIWDECTMSHKKALEAVDRLLQDLRSNKYIMGGVVVVLAGDFRQTLPVIPRSTPADKLNACLKASYLWKKVKKMSLNTNMRVYITGDVSAGLFSNQLLTIGDGKAPVNSTTGQITFPSNFCCIVTSIEELKAKVFPNIQLHFKNSGWLCERAILAPKNDSVKKLNLQILNLLPGVCTTYKSVDTVIDPAQALFYPTEFLNSLEPQGLPPHNLFLKPGAPILLLRNLDPPKLCNGTRLLIKNLFPHVIEANILTGCATGEDVFIPTIPFIPSDLPFDFKRLQFPVRLAFAMSINKAQGQSLKVVGIDLQSTCFSHGQLYVACSIVEVNSWIQEEQKKGLNKQKDIKHNF; encoded by the exons ATGACCCTCAGTGAAGCAGCAACCACACAAACCCCAAAGCGACTAAGACACCTCTTTGCTATTATTCTAACAACCTGTAGCATTTCAAATCCTCTTGAGATTCGGACAAAGTACAAAACTGATCTCAGTGAGGACATCCTCATGCAGATTAGAAGGGAAAATCCTCA AACGAGCCAATATTGGTATCAAAGGGACGCCTATAACTACATTTTAAGTTTAAGTGAAACCAACAAAGGTTGCATTGTCTTCCTTGATGCTCCAGGAGGAATAGGAAAGACATTTGTAATCAACTTGCTCCTGACAAAATTTCGACAACAAAATAAGATTGCACTTGCAGTAGCATCTTCTGGAATTACTGCTACGCTTTTAAAAGGTGGCAGGACAGCACATTCGACATTCAAACTACCACTTAACCTGTCTCACAGTGACAGCCCCGTGTGTAATATTGCCAAGGGATCAGGACTGGCCAAATTGCTTCAAAAATGCAGTGCCATCATTTGGGATGAATGCACCATGTCACACAAAAAGGCTCTGGAAGCAGTGGACAGACTGTTGCAAGATCTGCGTAGCAACAAATATATCATGGGAGGAGTAGTTGTTGTTTTGGCAGGTGACTTCCGCCAAACATTACCTGTTATTCCAAGATCAACCCCTGCAGACAAACTCAATGCCTGTCTCAAAGCATCATACCTTTggaaaaaagtaaagaaaatgtCACTGAACACAAACATGAGGGTATACATAACAGGTGATGTTTCTGCTGGACTGTTTTCGAACCAGCTGTTGACTATTGGAGATGGCAAAGCACCCGTAAACTCAACCACTGGACAGATCACCTTCCCAAGCAACTTTTGTTGCATTGTCACTTCCATTGAGGAGTTGAAAGCAAAGGTTTTCCCAAACATCCAACTCCACTTCAAAAATTCTGGCTGGCTGTGTGAAAGAGCTATTTTAGCTCCCAAAAATGACAGCGTCAAGAAGCTCAATCTTCAAATTCTAAATCTCCTTCCAGGTGTGTGCACAACCTACAAGTCAGTGGATACAGTCATAGACCCTGCTCAAGCATTATTTTATCCAACTGAGTTCCTCAATTCCTTGGAGCCACAAGGACTTCCTCCTCACAACCTCTTTCTAAAACCTGGAGCACCTATTCTGCTATTGAGAAATTTGGATCCACCAAAGCTGTGTAATGGAACAAGACTCTTGATTAAGAACCTGTTTCCACATGTAATTGAGGCAAACATTTTGACAGGATGTGCCACAGGAGAAGATGTTTTCATTCCAACAATTCCTTttattccatctgatttgccttttgATTTTAAACGCCTCCAGTTTCCTGTTCGACTGGCATTTGCTATGTCCATCAACAAGGCTcagggacagtctttgaaagtagtTGGAATTGATTTACAATCTACATGTTTTTCTCATGGTCAACTTTATGTGGCATGTTCAATAGTTGAAGTGAATAGCTGGATCCAAGAGGAGCAAAAAAAGGGTCTGAATAAACAAAAAgacataaaacataacttttaa